The following nucleotide sequence is from Streptomyces pactum.
TCACCCACCGCATCGCCGAGGTCCCGCTCGAACCGACCGGCAAGGTCGCGCGCCGCGAGGTGGCCGCGCTCGGCGACGCCGAGCAGGCCGGCCCCGGCGGCACCCGGTCCGGCCCCGCGGGCGGGGTCCTCGACGGTGTGCTGGACGCCTGGAGCGGGGTGTTCGGGCAGAGCGTCGCCGAGGACGCCGACTTCTTCGCCATCGGCGGGCACTCCCTGCTCGCCGCCCAACTGGCCTCCCGCATCGAGGCGCACCTGGGGATCACCGTGTCGATCACCGACGTCCTCACCACCAGGACGCCCGGCGCGCTGGCCCTGCGGATCGAGGAGATGAGACAGGCGTGACGTATCTGCGACCCTTCACCGCGGCCGGCGTGGGCACCGCCGGAACGGTGGTGGTCTTCCCGCCGTCGGGCGCCGGCTGCCTGCGCCTGCGCTCGGTGGTGCCGGCGCTGCCGCCCGGAACGGGACTGCTGGGGGTCCAGCTGCCGGGGCGCGAGGACCGGCTGCCGGAGCCGGCGGCAACGAGCCTGGCCGAGGTCGTCACCGCCGTCGCCGCCGAACTGCGCGCCTTCGCGCCGCCCGGGCCGCTCGCCTTCCTCGGCATCAGCCTCGGCGCGGTCATCGCCTACGAGGTGGCCGGAGACCTCGCGGACGCGGCGCCCGCCGCGCTGGTGGTGGCCGCGGCCCGGGCACCGGAGTACTGGAGCGGCTACCCGGCGGCCGACCCGCCCGCGGCGGAGGTCGCCGCCCTGCTGCCGCCCGAGGTCCGCGACTCCGCCCTCGCCCCGTACGCGCTGGCCTCGATGCGGGCGGACCTGCGGCTGATGGCCGGCTACCGGCCCGCGGCCGCCCCGCTGGACCGTACCTGCCTGCGGACGGTGTCCGGCGCCCGCGACGACATCGCCACCACCGAGCAGATGTCCGGGTGGCGGCAGCGGGCGACCGACTTCCGCGGACACCGGGTGGTGGACGCCGGTCACCACGCCTTCATGGACGGGGACGTGCTGGCCGGGCTGGTCACGGAAGCCGCCGCCCAGGCGTCCGCGGAACGGGCCTCGACGGAACGGGCGTCCGCGGAACGGGCCTCCGTGGACCGGACGGCCACGGAACCGGCGGCTACGGAATCGGCGGCCGTGGGAGCGGCGGCCACGGAACCGGCGGTCGCGGAGCGGGCGGTGCGCGGATGAGCCCCCGGACTGCACCCGACCTGTTCGCCCCCGGACTGTTCGAGGGCACCGGCTTCTACGAGGCCTTCCGGTGGTACCGGACCCACGACCCGGTGTCCTGGCAGCACCCGGCCGGCGAACCGGAGGGCTTCTGGAGCGTCACCCGGTACCACGACGTGGTCTCCGTGCACCGGGACACCACGCGGATGAGCTCGACCAAGGGCATGCGGCTCGGCTCCACCGAGGCCGCCGTCGCCGCGGTCGCGAACAAGATGCTCATCGTCGCCGACCCGCCCGACCACACCCGGATGAAGCGCGTCCTCATCCAGCCGTTCTCGAACGAGGTCCTCAACCGGGCCGAGAGCTACGTGGAGAAGGTCGTCGCCGACGTCGTGGAGACGGCCGTCCGGCACCCGGAGCCCGACCTGATCACCCACCTGGCCCGGATACCCACCGACGTCATCTGCGCGATCATGGGGATACCCCGCGCGGACTGGGAGTGGATCGGGCACAAGACCACCGAGGCCTTCGAATCCCCCTCGGAGCTGAGCCGCATCACGGCCAACGGCGAGATCTTCAAGTACTTCAGCGACCTGGTGCGGGAGAACCGGAGAACCGCCGCCAACGACTTCATCAGCGGGCTCACCGCCGGGTCCGGCGACCACCGGCTGACCGACGAGGAACTGGTCTTCAACCTCAGCGGCATCCTCGCCGGCGGCAACGAGACCACCCGGTACACGCTCGCCGCGCTCACCCACCAGCTGGCCCTCCACCCCGACCAGTGGCACCGGATCGCCCGCGGGGAGGTGGACCCGGCCGTCGCCACCGAGGAGGGGCTGCGCTGGTCGGTGCCGGGGATGCACGTGATGCGCACCGCGACCGAGGAGGTCCGCATCGGCGACGCCCGCATCCAGCCCGGCCAGCGCGTCGTGACCTGGATCGGCTCGGCCAACCGGGACGAGGAGGTGTTCGACGACCCCGACACGTTCGACGTCGGACGGACCGGCAACCGGCACCTGAGCTTCGGCGCCGGCCGCCACGTGTGCCTGGGCAGCCGGCTCGCCCGGCTGGAGGTCACGGCCTACCTCCGGACGCTGCGCGCCACGGTGACCTCGATGACGCTCAGGGACGAACCCCGCTACAACGGCTCCAACTTCACCTGGGGCCTCAACGAGCTGCCGGTGGTGTTGCACGCATGACGGATCCGACCCCCACCCCGCACGTCCGCGCGGTGACCGTCACCCTGCCCGGCGAGGTGTTCCACGACGAAGGTGCCGACGCCGCCGCGATCGGCGCCCACGGCG
It contains:
- a CDS encoding thioesterase II family protein gives rise to the protein MTYLRPFTAAGVGTAGTVVVFPPSGAGCLRLRSVVPALPPGTGLLGVQLPGREDRLPEPAATSLAEVVTAVAAELRAFAPPGPLAFLGISLGAVIAYEVAGDLADAAPAALVVAAARAPEYWSGYPAADPPAAEVAALLPPEVRDSALAPYALASMRADLRLMAGYRPAAAPLDRTCLRTVSGARDDIATTEQMSGWRQRATDFRGHRVVDAGHHAFMDGDVLAGLVTEAAAQASAERASTERASAERASVDRTATEPAATESAAVGAAATEPAVAERAVRG
- a CDS encoding cytochrome P450, which codes for MSPRTAPDLFAPGLFEGTGFYEAFRWYRTHDPVSWQHPAGEPEGFWSVTRYHDVVSVHRDTTRMSSTKGMRLGSTEAAVAAVANKMLIVADPPDHTRMKRVLIQPFSNEVLNRAESYVEKVVADVVETAVRHPEPDLITHLARIPTDVICAIMGIPRADWEWIGHKTTEAFESPSELSRITANGEIFKYFSDLVRENRRTAANDFISGLTAGSGDHRLTDEELVFNLSGILAGGNETTRYTLAALTHQLALHPDQWHRIARGEVDPAVATEEGLRWSVPGMHVMRTATEEVRIGDARIQPGQRVVTWIGSANRDEEVFDDPDTFDVGRTGNRHLSFGAGRHVCLGSRLARLEVTAYLRTLRATVTSMTLRDEPRYNGSNFTWGLNELPVVLHA